Genomic DNA from Longimicrobium sp.:
GACCTCGGCGAGGAAGACGTCCTCCACCTTTTCTACGACCTCCTCCGCGCCCTCCACGTTCGCAAGGAAGACGCGATCCTTCCGCACCACAGGGAGAAGGCGTTCGAGTTGTGCCGGGATGTAGACCCTGCGGACGCCCCGGTCGTGGCGCTGGCGCTCTCGCTGGATGCCTACCTCTGGACGGGAGACCGGCGGCTTCGGCGAGGG
This window encodes:
- a CDS encoding PIN domain-containing protein; protein product: MASPHAPIVVDTNILFSALLRNETRFAAILKRPEREFVICESILVELFRHKEKILASSDLGEEDVLHLFYDLLRALHVRKEDAILPHHREKAFELCRDVDPADAPVVALALSLDAYLWTGDRRLRRG